The Papaver somniferum cultivar HN1 unplaced genomic scaffold, ASM357369v1 unplaced-scaffold_18, whole genome shotgun sequence genome includes a window with the following:
- the LOC113338109 gene encoding methionine gamma-lyase-like: protein MAEVENSVKVVAHPVSKKRSKDADKQTFITSKKASLLFKDGGDRIDPASALANARHEFGEHGGVNMSIEASATFTVMEPDTMRKMFNGELGADRDFFIYSRHFNPTVLNLSRSMAAMEGTEAAYCTSSGMSAISSVLMQLCSSGGHVVASQCLYGGTHALLTHFLPRVCNITTTFVDVKDLGSVRNAIVEGKTKVLYFESISNPTLDVANVSELCRIAHDNGVMVVVDNTFAPMVLSPARLGADVVVHSISKYISGGADIIAGAICGPASVVNSMMDLHQGALMLLGPTMNAKVAFELSERIPHLSLRMKAHCHRALTYATRMKKMGLKVIYPGLEEHPDHKLLKSIANPDYGFGGILCLDMETEDRANRLMNQLQNCTQFGLMAVSLGYYETLMSCSSSSTSSELNNEEKELAGISPGLIRMSVGYTGTLEQRWSQFEKAITRMSDGKL from the exons ATGGCAGAGGTAGAAAACAGTGTCAAAGTTGTTGCTCATCCCGTTAGCAAGAAAAGATCAAAAGATGCCGATAAACAAACCTTTATCACGTCGAAGAAAGCATCCCTATTGTTTAAGGACGGTGGTGATCGGATTGATCCAGCGTCGGCGTTAGCAAACGCAAGGCACGAGTTCGGTGAGCATGGAGGGGTAAACATGTCAATTGAAGCGTCGGCAACGTTTACAGTGATGGAACCTGACACTATGAGAAAAATGTTCAATGGTGAATTAGGAGCTGATCGGGATTTTTTCATTTATAGCCGACATTTTAATCCGACAGTTTTGAATCTTAGCCGTTCGATGGCAGCAATGGAAGGTACGGAAGCTGCTTATTGTACTTCAAGTGGTATGTCAGCTATATCGTCTGTTTTGATGCAGCTATGTTCCAGTGGTGGACATGTTGTTGCTTCTCAATGCTTATATGGTGGTACGCATGCTTTGTTAACACATTTTCTGCCTAGAGTTTGTAATATCACAACTACCTTTGTTGATGTCAAGGATTTGGGGAGTGTTAGAAATGCGATCGTGGAAGGGAAGACGAAAGTGTTGTATTTTGAATCAATTTCTAACCCAACTTTGGATGTTGCTAATGTGTCTGAGCTTTGTAGGATAGCTCATGATAATGGTGTTATGGTTGTTGTTGATAATACTTTTGCACCTATGGTTTTGTCTCCGGCTCGACTTGGTGCTGATGTTGTTGTTCATAGTATTTCCAAATATATCAGCGGGGGAGCCGATATCATCGCAG GTGCGATATGTGGGCCGGCAAGTGTAGTGAACtctatgatggatcttcatcaAGGGGCATTGATGTTATTGGGACCCACAATGAATGCTAAAGTTGCATTTGAGCTGTCGGAAAGGATCCCTCACTTGAGCTTAAGAATGAAAGCTCATTGTCATAGAGCCTTAACATATGCAACAAGAATGAAGAAAATGGGCTTGAAAGTCATATACCCGGGGCTTGAAGAACACCCTGATCACAAACTTTTGAAATCAATAGCCAACCCAGACTATGGATTTGGTGGAATTCTTTGCTTGGACATGGAAACCGAGGATCGAGCAAATCGTTTAATGAATCAGTTGCAAAATTGTACTCAGTTTGGTTTGATGGCAGTGAGTTTGGGTTATTATGAAACACTTATGTCGTGTTCTTCGAGCAGTACTAGTAGTGAGCTGAATAACGAGGAGAAAGAATTGGCGGGGATATCTCCAGGGTTGATTAGAATGTCGGTCGGATATACTGGAACATTAGAACAAAGATGGAGCCAGTTTGAGAAAGCTATCACTCGGATGTCAGATGGAAAGCTGTGA